One window of Mediterraneibacter butyricigenes genomic DNA carries:
- a CDS encoding transketolase family protein — translation MSEVKKIATRESYGNALTELGKKHEDVVVLDADLAAATKTGMFKKAFPERFIDCGIAESNLMGVAAGIATTGKVPFASTFAMFAAGRAFEQVRNSIGYPKLNVKIGATHAGISVGEDGATHQCNEDIALMRTIPGMVVINPSDDVEARAAVEAAYEHQGPVYMRFGRLAVPVINDRPDYKFEIGKGVTLREGKDVTIIATGLPVSNSLEAAEKLAADGIDAKVINIHTIKPLDEELVVAAAKETGKVVTVEEHSIIGGLGSAVCDVLAAQAPTKVLKIGINDTYGESGPAVELVKKYGLDADSIYAKVKAFCE, via the coding sequence ATGTCAGAAGTAAAGAAGATCGCAACAAGAGAAAGTTACGGTAATGCTTTAACTGAACTTGGTAAAAAACATGAAGACGTTGTAGTTCTGGATGCAGACCTTGCAGCAGCTACAAAGACCGGTATGTTTAAGAAGGCATTTCCGGAGAGATTTATTGACTGCGGTATTGCAGAGAGCAACCTGATGGGTGTGGCAGCTGGTATTGCTACAACAGGAAAGGTTCCGTTTGCAAGTACATTTGCAATGTTTGCAGCAGGACGTGCATTTGAGCAGGTTCGTAACTCTATCGGATATCCGAAGCTGAATGTAAAGATCGGTGCAACTCATGCAGGTATTTCTGTAGGAGAAGATGGAGCAACTCATCAGTGTAATGAAGATATCGCTCTGATGCGTACGATCCCGGGAATGGTTGTGATCAACCCATCTGATGATGTAGAGGCCCGTGCAGCAGTAGAGGCAGCTTATGAGCACCAGGGACCAGTTTATATGCGTTTTGGACGACTGGCAGTTCCGGTGATCAACGACAGACCGGACTACAAGTTTGAGATCGGTAAGGGTGTTACCTTAAGAGAAGGAAAAGATGTGACCATCATTGCAACAGGACTTCCGGTATCCAACTCTCTGGAAGCGGCTGAGAAGCTGGCAGCAGATGGTATCGATGCAAAAGTCATCAATATCCATACGATCAAACCTCTGGATGAGGAGCTGGTTGTTGCGGCAGCAAAAGAGACCGGCAAAGTTGTAACAGTGGAAGAACACTCCATCATCGGCGGACTTGGAAGTGCAGTATGCGACGTGCTGGCAGCACAGGCTCCGACAAAGGTTCTGAAGATCGGTATCAACGATACTTATGGAGAGTCCGGACCGGCCGTAGAACTGGTAAAGAAATACGGACTGGATGCAGACAGCATTTATGCAAAAGTAAAAGCATTCTGCGAATAA
- a CDS encoding transketolase yields the protein MDKQALLKTANEVRKGILTAVHSAKSGHPGGSLSAADIMTYLYFEEMNVDPKDPKKADRDRFVLSKGHAAPGLYSTLAQKGYFPVEDLKTLRHVGSYLQGHPDMKHIPGVDMSAGSLGQGISAAVGMAISAKLSGDTYRVYTMLGDGEIQEGQVWEAAMLAGSRHLDNLVAIVDNNNLQIDGTIEEVNSPYPIDKKFEAFNFHVININGNDFDEIDAAFKEAKTVKGKPVAIIAKTVKGKGVSYMENQVGWHGSAPNDEQYEIGMKDLEKAGEALCQK from the coding sequence ATGGATAAACAAGCATTATTAAAAACTGCGAACGAAGTCCGCAAGGGAATTCTGACTGCAGTACACAGTGCAAAGTCCGGACATCCGGGCGGATCACTTTCCGCAGCAGATATTATGACATATCTTTATTTTGAAGAGATGAATGTGGATCCGAAAGATCCAAAGAAAGCAGACAGAGATCGTTTTGTACTTTCCAAGGGACATGCAGCTCCGGGACTGTACTCTACACTGGCACAGAAGGGATATTTCCCGGTAGAAGATCTGAAGACATTAAGACATGTAGGTTCTTACCTGCAGGGACATCCGGATATGAAACATATCCCGGGCGTTGATATGTCAGCAGGATCTCTGGGACAGGGAATCTCAGCAGCAGTAGGTATGGCTATTTCCGCAAAACTTTCCGGAGATACTTATAGAGTGTACACCATGCTTGGAGATGGAGAAATCCAGGAAGGACAGGTATGGGAAGCAGCAATGCTGGCAGGAAGCCGTCATCTTGACAACCTGGTAGCAATCGTAGACAATAACAACCTTCAGATCGACGGAACCATCGAAGAGGTTAACTCTCCATACCCGATCGACAAGAAGTTTGAAGCATTCAATTTCCATGTGATCAATATCAATGGAAATGACTTTGATGAGATCGATGCTGCATTTAAAGAAGCAAAGACAGTCAAAGGAAAACCAGTAGCTATCATCGCAAAGACTGTTAAAGGAAAAGGTGTATCTTACATGGAGAACCAGGTAGGATGGCACGGAAGTGCTCCGAACGATGAGCAGTATGAGATTGGTATGAAAGATTTAGAGAAAGCAGGTGAAGCATTATGTCAGAAGTAA
- the recR gene encoding recombination mediator RecR: MEYYSKHISKLIEELGRLPGIGAKSAGRLAFHIISMPKEQVESLAGAMLEAREKVRYCKTCCTLTDQEQCPICRNEERDHKTIMVVETPRDLTAYEKTGKYNGVYHVLHGAISPMLGIGPGDIRLKELMERLQGDVDEVIIATNSTLEGETTAMYISKLIKPTGIKVSRIASGVPVGGDLEYIDEVTLLRALEGRTEL; this comes from the coding sequence ATGGAATATTACAGCAAACATATCAGCAAGCTGATCGAAGAGCTGGGGCGGCTCCCGGGAATCGGAGCCAAGTCCGCGGGACGGCTTGCATTTCACATCATCAGCATGCCGAAAGAACAGGTGGAAAGCCTGGCAGGAGCGATGCTGGAAGCCCGCGAAAAAGTCCGGTACTGCAAGACCTGCTGTACCTTGACGGATCAGGAACAATGCCCGATCTGTCGCAACGAGGAGCGGGATCACAAGACCATCATGGTGGTGGAGACACCGAGAGATCTGACAGCCTATGAAAAGACCGGAAAATATAACGGAGTCTATCATGTGCTGCACGGAGCTATTTCCCCGATGCTGGGGATCGGTCCCGGGGATATCCGGTTAAAGGAACTGATGGAGCGGCTTCAGGGGGATGTAGACGAAGTGATTATCGCCACCAATTCCACGCTGGAGGGAGAAACCACAGCGATGTACATCAGCAAACTGATCAAACCAACCGGAATCAAAGTCAGCCGGATCGCCAGCGGAGTTCCGGTAGGAGGAGACCTGGAATATATTGATGAGGTGACTTTACTGCGTGCGCTGGAAGGTCGGACAGAGTTGTAG
- a CDS encoding YbaB/EbfC family nucleoid-associated protein, with product MAKRGGFPGGGMPGNMANLMKQAQKMQRQMEEQAKELEAKEFTATAGGGAVEVTVSGKREVTKVTLAEEVVDPDDIEMLEDLIVAAMNEALRQVDAESTSAMSKLTGGMPGMF from the coding sequence ATGGCAAAACGTGGAGGATTTCCGGGCGGAGGAATGCCGGGAAACATGGCAAATCTGATGAAACAGGCACAGAAGATGCAGCGTCAGATGGAAGAACAGGCAAAAGAACTGGAAGCAAAAGAATTTACGGCAACCGCAGGTGGCGGAGCAGTGGAAGTGACTGTTTCCGGAAAACGGGAAGTAACGAAGGTAACACTGGCAGAAGAAGTGGTGGATCCGGACGATATCGAAATGTTGGAGGATCTGATCGTGGCAGCAATGAACGAAGCCCTTCGTCAGGTAGATGCAGAGTCCACATCCGCAATGTCCAAATTAACAGGCGGAATGCCGGGAATGTTCTAA
- the dnaX gene encoding DNA polymerase III subunit gamma/tau: protein MSYTALYRKFRPDTFEDVKGQDHIITTLKNQIKADRIGHAYLFCGTRGTGKTTVAKIFAKAVNCEHPVDGSPCGECAMCKSIAAGTSMNVIEIDAASNNGVDNIREIREEVTYRPTEGKYKVYIIDEVHMLSIGAFNALLKTLEEPPEYVIFILATTEVHKIPITILSRCQQYDFHRISLDTIAARLQELMEKEQVDVEERAIRYVAKAADGSMRDALSLLDQCIAFYLGQTLTYENVLDVLGAVDTEVFSRLLRNVLKRDIPKVMDTVDELIMQGRELSQLAADFTWYLRNLLLAKTSDQLEDVLEVSSENLEQLKEESEMIEVDQLLRYIRIFSELSGQLKYATQKRVMLEVALIKLCIPAMESDTLSILDRIRVVEDKIEKGMVAAPAGYGAQGQMGVNGLPMGGNMSGGTVGGADGPAAGAGPQKLAELPKAIPEDIREVVQNFRAIVRESRPPLKICLGRARLSLGGDNRLLLVFSDAMDAELAGTKEHLKELEDLIAEQIGKEVEVEVRCAQDNTAAPVDYPDLEQLIHMEITVED from the coding sequence ATGTCGTATACGGCACTATATCGTAAATTCCGCCCGGACACCTTCGAGGATGTGAAAGGGCAGGATCATATTATTACAACGCTGAAAAATCAGATCAAAGCGGACCGGATCGGACATGCCTATCTGTTCTGCGGAACCCGCGGAACCGGAAAGACAACGGTGGCAAAGATCTTTGCGAAAGCAGTGAACTGTGAGCATCCGGTGGACGGAAGCCCCTGCGGGGAATGTGCCATGTGCAAATCCATTGCGGCGGGAACATCCATGAACGTGATCGAGATTGATGCAGCGTCCAACAACGGTGTGGATAATATCCGTGAGATCCGGGAGGAAGTCACCTATCGCCCCACGGAGGGGAAATATAAAGTCTACATCATCGACGAGGTGCATATGCTTTCCATCGGAGCATTTAATGCGCTGTTGAAAACATTGGAAGAACCGCCGGAGTATGTGATCTTTATTCTGGCGACAACGGAAGTACACAAGATTCCGATCACCATTTTATCCAGATGTCAGCAGTATGATTTTCACCGGATCAGCCTGGATACCATCGCAGCAAGATTGCAGGAACTGATGGAAAAAGAACAGGTGGATGTGGAAGAAAGAGCCATTCGCTATGTGGCGAAAGCGGCAGACGGTTCCATGCGAGATGCTTTAAGCCTTCTGGATCAGTGTATTGCCTTTTATCTGGGACAGACGCTGACCTATGAAAATGTACTGGACGTACTGGGAGCGGTGGATACAGAAGTGTTCAGCCGGCTGCTTCGAAATGTACTGAAACGGGATATTCCGAAGGTCATGGATACAGTGGACGAACTGATCATGCAGGGAAGAGAATTAAGCCAGCTGGCGGCAGATTTTACCTGGTATTTAAGAAATCTGCTCCTGGCAAAGACTTCGGATCAGTTGGAGGATGTGCTGGAAGTATCCAGTGAGAATCTGGAACAGTTGAAAGAAGAATCAGAGATGATCGAAGTGGATCAGTTGCTTCGCTATATTCGGATTTTTTCGGAATTGTCCGGACAGTTAAAATATGCAACTCAGAAGCGGGTGATGCTGGAGGTTGCACTGATTAAGTTGTGTATTCCGGCCATGGAATCCGATACCTTAAGTATTCTGGATCGGATCCGTGTGGTGGAAGACAAGATAGAAAAGGGTATGGTGGCAGCTCCGGCAGGATATGGAGCGCAGGGACAGATGGGCGTAAACGGTCTGCCGATGGGAGGAAATATGTCTGGCGGAACAGTTGGCGGAGCCGACGGTCCGGCAGCAGGAGCCGGACCGCAGAAACTGGCAGAACTGCCAAAAGCCATCCCGGAAGATATCCGGGAAGTGGTCCAGAATTTCCGTGCCATTGTGCGGGAGTCCAGACCGCCCCTGAAAATCTGCCTGGGGAGAGCGAGACTGAGCCTGGGCGGAGACAACCGGTTGCTGCTGGTATTTTCCGATGCAATGGACGCTGAACTGGCGGGAACCAAAGAGCATCTGAAAGAACTGGAAGATCTGATCGCAGAACAGATCGGCAAAGAGGTTGAAGTAGAAGTGCGCTGTGCGCAGGATAACACGGCAGCTCCGGTGGATTATCCGGATCTGGAGCAGCTCATTCATATGGAAATAACAGTGGAGGATTAA
- a CDS encoding 6-phosphofructokinase codes for MLRIGMLTSGGDCQALNAAMRGVVKGVCSKRKDVEIYGFQDGYKGLIYANFKMLTSQDFSGILTRGGTILGTSRQPFKKMRDLDENGLDKVEAMKHTYHKLNLDCLVILGGNGTHKTANLLREEGLNVVTLPKTIDNDLWGTDMTFGFQSAVDIATDTIDRIHTTATSHSRVFIIEVMGHKVGHVTLHAGIAGGADVILLPEIPYDIDVVAQVIENRSKSGKPFTIIAVAEGAISKEDAKLKKKEYKEKVASRKYPSIAYELAEQIQSRLDKEVRITVPGHTQRGGTPCPYDRVIATRVGAAAAELILKGEYGYMIAIKNGKTAKVPLEEVAGKLKYVDPKDPLIKEARMIGISFGDQ; via the coding sequence ATGCTTAGAATCGGAATGTTGACAAGTGGCGGAGACTGCCAGGCGCTGAACGCAGCTATGCGTGGCGTGGTAAAAGGTGTATGCTCCAAGCGTAAGGATGTGGAAATCTATGGATTTCAGGATGGATACAAGGGACTGATCTATGCAAATTTTAAAATGCTGACATCCCAGGATTTTTCCGGAATACTGACCCGCGGCGGAACGATTCTCGGAACAAGTCGTCAGCCCTTTAAAAAAATGAGAGATTTGGACGAAAACGGACTGGATAAAGTAGAAGCAATGAAACATACATACCACAAGCTGAATCTGGATTGTCTGGTAATCCTGGGAGGAAACGGAACCCATAAGACAGCCAATCTTTTAAGAGAAGAAGGCTTAAATGTGGTAACATTGCCGAAGACTATCGACAATGATCTCTGGGGAACGGACATGACCTTTGGATTCCAGAGTGCCGTGGATATTGCAACCGATACCATCGACCGGATCCATACGACAGCGACTTCTCACAGCCGTGTCTTTATTATAGAAGTAATGGGTCACAAGGTAGGTCACGTGACACTGCATGCCGGAATCGCAGGCGGCGCAGATGTGATTCTGCTTCCGGAGATTCCTTATGATATCGACGTGGTAGCACAGGTGATTGAGAACCGTTCTAAGAGCGGTAAACCATTTACCATCATTGCGGTTGCGGAGGGAGCTATTTCCAAAGAAGATGCGAAGCTGAAAAAGAAAGAATATAAAGAAAAAGTTGCAAGCCGGAAGTACCCGTCCATTGCCTATGAGCTGGCAGAACAGATTCAGAGCAGACTGGATAAAGAAGTGCGGATCACCGTTCCGGGACATACCCAGAGAGGCGGAACCCCGTGTCCGTATGATCGTGTGATTGCAACCAGAGTCGGTGCAGCAGCGGCAGAGCTGATCCTGAAAGGGGAATACGGCTACATGATCGCGATCAAAAACGGAAAGACTGCAAAGGTTCCGCTGGAAGAAGTGGCCGGCAAACTGAAATACGTAGATCCGAAGGATCCGCTGATCAAAGAGGCAAGAATGATCGGCATCAGCTTCGGAGACCAATAA
- a CDS encoding methionyl aminopeptidase, whose product MERNEPCWCGSGLKYKKCHMAIDEKIMLHAEKGEIVPRRNMLKTKAQIEKIRVSADLNTAVLDHVAKHIHAGMSTEEIDKLVYDYTVEHGGIPAPLNYQGFPKSVCTSLNNEICHGIPSENIILAEGDIINVDVSTILDGYFSDASRMFKIGEVSERAEKLVRVTEECVELGLAQAKPWNHLGDIAYAINSHAQENGYSVVEEIGGHGVGVAFHEDPFVSYVTPKGSEMLLVPGMIFTIEPMINEGTPEFYVDEENEWTVYTEDDGLSAQIEYMVLITEDGAEVLTK is encoded by the coding sequence ATGGAAAGAAATGAACCCTGCTGGTGCGGGAGTGGACTGAAGTATAAGAAATGCCATATGGCAATCGATGAAAAGATCATGCTGCATGCGGAGAAAGGGGAGATCGTCCCCCGTCGGAACATGCTGAAGACAAAGGCTCAGATTGAGAAGATTCGTGTCAGCGCAGATCTGAATACGGCAGTCCTGGATCATGTAGCAAAACATATTCATGCAGGGATGAGTACGGAAGAGATCGATAAACTGGTCTATGATTATACGGTGGAGCATGGAGGAATCCCGGCACCCCTTAACTATCAGGGCTTCCCGAAGAGCGTGTGCACGTCTCTGAACAATGAGATCTGTCACGGAATTCCGAGTGAGAATATTATTCTGGCAGAGGGAGATATTATCAATGTGGATGTATCTACGATTCTGGACGGATATTTTTCCGATGCGTCCAGAATGTTTAAGATCGGAGAAGTGTCCGAGCGCGCAGAAAAACTAGTGCGTGTAACCGAAGAATGTGTAGAATTGGGACTGGCACAGGCAAAGCCGTGGAACCATCTGGGAGATATTGCCTATGCGATCAATAGTCATGCACAGGAAAATGGCTATTCAGTCGTAGAAGAGATTGGTGGACATGGTGTGGGAGTTGCATTCCATGAGGATCCGTTTGTCAGTTATGTGACACCGAAGGGCAGCGAAATGCTGCTGGTTCCGGGCATGATCTTTACGATCGAGCCGATGATCAACGAGGGAACTCCGGAATTTTATGTAGATGAAGAAAATGAGTGGACCGTTTATACCGAAGATGACGGACTGTCCGCTCAGATCGAATATATGGTACTGATTACCGAAGATGGTGCGGAAGTTCTGACCAAGTAA
- a CDS encoding DUF1015 domain-containing protein, with protein sequence MAVIKPFVCVRPAEKYAAEIAALPYDVYDRAEAKEVVQKNPRSFLKIDRAETLFPDDQDMYAPEVYQKARSVFEEMLASGEFVRDDAKAYYLYELTMNGHSQTGLVGCASIDDYQNGVIKKHENTRADKELDRINHVDVMSAQTGPIFLAYREDPRMKALTAQVKEREALYDFTGEDQVRHRVWKIGADAEIQEIRDIFEKIQAIYIADGHHRAASAVKVGLKRREAHPEYDGTEEFNYFLSVTFPAEELKIFDYNRVVKDRNGKTTGELLAALKEEFTVEEAGTKAYAPKKKGEFGMYCDGTWYCLEQKNAEDPADPVKALDVSVLQDQVLEPLFGIQDPKTDERIAFVGGIRGLDALKVMADKTGGVAFSMYPTSMDELLSVADAGLLMPPKSTWFEPKLKSGIFIHEIEK encoded by the coding sequence ATGGCAGTTATAAAACCATTTGTGTGTGTAAGACCGGCAGAAAAATATGCAGCAGAGATTGCGGCTCTGCCCTATGATGTGTATGATCGGGCAGAGGCGAAAGAAGTGGTACAGAAGAATCCCAGATCCTTTCTGAAGATCGACCGGGCAGAGACCCTGTTCCCGGATGATCAGGATATGTATGCACCGGAAGTCTATCAGAAAGCACGCTCGGTATTTGAGGAAATGCTGGCATCCGGTGAATTTGTAAGAGACGATGCAAAAGCATATTATCTGTATGAACTGACCATGAACGGACACAGCCAGACAGGACTTGTGGGTTGTGCATCTATTGATGATTATCAGAATGGCGTGATCAAGAAGCATGAAAATACCCGTGCCGATAAGGAACTGGACCGCATCAACCATGTGGATGTGATGAGTGCTCAGACCGGTCCGATTTTTCTGGCATACCGGGAAGATCCGCGGATGAAAGCATTGACCGCTCAGGTAAAAGAAAGAGAAGCCCTGTATGATTTTACCGGAGAAGATCAGGTGCGCCATCGGGTATGGAAGATTGGTGCGGACGCTGAGATTCAGGAGATCCGTGACATTTTTGAAAAGATTCAGGCGATTTATATTGCGGACGGTCATCACAGAGCGGCTTCCGCAGTAAAAGTAGGACTGAAACGAAGGGAAGCGCATCCGGAGTATGACGGAACCGAAGAATTTAACTATTTCCTTTCCGTAACATTTCCGGCAGAAGAACTGAAAATCTTTGATTATAACCGTGTGGTGAAAGATAGAAACGGTAAGACTACCGGGGAACTGCTGGCAGCTTTGAAAGAAGAATTTACAGTAGAAGAAGCAGGCACCAAAGCTTACGCTCCGAAAAAAAAAGGAGAGTTCGGGATGTACTGTGACGGAACCTGGTATTGTCTGGAACAGAAGAATGCAGAAGATCCGGCAGATCCGGTAAAAGCACTGGATGTTTCGGTTTTGCAGGATCAGGTACTGGAACCGCTTTTTGGAATTCAGGATCCGAAGACCGATGAGAGAATCGCGTTTGTGGGAGGAATCCGCGGTCTGGATGCACTGAAAGTGATGGCAGACAAGACCGGAGGCGTGGCATTTTCCATGTATCCGACTTCCATGGACGAACTGCTGTCTGTGGCAGATGCGGGACTTCTGATGCCGCCGAAATCTACCTGGTTCGAGCCGAAGTTGAAGAGCGGAATCTTTATCCACGAGATTGAGAAATAG